A window from Garra rufa chromosome 14, GarRuf1.0, whole genome shotgun sequence encodes these proteins:
- the acad8 gene encoding isobutyryl-CoA dehydrogenase, mitochondrial, which yields MAAARALARGVRLGSYSIGRSRSLIFNSVQKRGIAACIDPSIGLTDEQKEFQKVAFDFAANEMAPHMAEWDQKEIFPVEAMRKAAQLGFGGIYVNPDVGGSGLSRLDTSIIFEALSTGCVSTTAYISIHNMCAWMIDTFGNNEQREKFCPDLCSMQKLASYCLTEPGSGSDAASLLTSANLKGDHYIVNGSKAFISGGGDTDVYVVMCRTGGKGSKGISCLVVEKGTPGLSFGKKEKKVGWNSQPTRAVIFEDCAVPVTNRLGAEGEGFNIAMKGLNGGRINIASCSLGAAHASVLLARDYMCVRKQFGEPLANSQFLQFRLAEMATKLVASRLLVRQAAEALQEGRPEAVSLCSMAKLFVTDECFSICNQALQIHGGYGYLKDYAVQQYVRDIRVHQILEGTNEVMRMIIARSLLTES from the exons ATGGCGGCGGCTAGGGCACTCGCAAGAGGTGTCCGATTGGGTTCATATAGCATCGGAAGAAGTCGCAGTTTAATATTTAACAGCGTACAGAAACGAGGAATAGCAGCTTGCATTGATC CCTCTATAGGACTCACAGATGAACAGAAAGAGTTTCAAAAGGTGGCATTTGACTTTGCTGCCAATGAGATGGCACCACATATGGCAGAATGGGACCAAAAG GAAATTTTCCCAGTGGAGGCCATGAGGAAAGCCGCCCAGCTGGGGTTTGGTGGAATTTATGTGAACCCTGATGTTGGAGGGTCTGGACTGTCTCGTCTAGACACCTCTATCATATTTGAAGCTTTATCCACAGGCTGTGTCAGCACTACTGCATACATCAGTATTCACAA CATGTGTGCCTGGATGATAGACACATTTGGAAACAATGAGCAGAGGGAGAAATTCTGCCCTGATCTTTGCTCAATGCAGAAGTTGGCCTCATACTGTCTCACAGAACCTG GTAGCGGGAGTGATGCCGCTTCACTTCTTACCAGCGCAAACCTCAAAGGAGATCATTATATCGTGAATGGCAGCAAG GCGTTCATCAGTGGAGGTGGAGACACGGATGTTTATGTGGTCATGTGCAGGACAGGTGGGAAGGGATCTAAGGGCATCTCCTGTCTGGTGGTTGAAAAAGGAACCCCTGGACTCAGTTTTGGCAAAAAAGAGAAGAAG GTAGGATGGAACTCACAGCCAACCAGAGCCGTGATATTTGAGGACTGCGCTGTCCCAGTGACCAATCGGCTTGGAGCAGAGGGGGAGGGCTTCAACATTGCCATGAAAGGCCTAAACGGAGGCAGAATTAATATTG CTTCTTGCTCTCTTGGAGCAGCTCATGCATCTGTGCTTCTGGCTCGAGATTACATGTGTGTGCGGAAACAGTTTGGAGAACCACTAGCGAACAGCCAG TTCCTGCAGTTTAGGCTGGCTGAGATGGCCACTAAGCTGGTAGCTTCTCGGTTGCTGGTGCGTCAGGCGGCAGAGGCTCTGCAGGAGGGCCGACCAGAGGCAGTCTCGCTCTGCTCAATGGCCAAACTCTTCGTGACAGATGAATGCTTTTCA ATATGTAACCAGGCCTTACAGATACATGGAGGTTATGGTTACCTAAAGGACTATGCAGTGCAGCAGTATGTCAGAGACATTAGAGTACATCAGATATTGGAGG gtACAAATGAAGTGATGAGGATGATCATTGCAAGAAGTTTGCTCACGGAATCCTGA